A region of Vigna radiata var. radiata cultivar VC1973A chromosome 6, Vradiata_ver6, whole genome shotgun sequence DNA encodes the following proteins:
- the LOC106764112 gene encoding uncharacterized protein LOC106764112 isoform X4, giving the protein MILLIDSSKSAPSPDLLLYLIEDGCNLKILYWLNFYLMLSIALMVCHFWMPHSICKEKSTGINMRFSTERSSSELQTVAFEMLSEAISRAGSSFPVDIWRSILEVFRKTMDVLALKPPVVEDSAMSRFYESFLCCLHLILIDPKCAVPDHVSVFVAVLRMLDSESSTINVTSSDSEFSDGDGSANDXGRVQNSRVRVAAITCIQV; this is encoded by the exons ATGATACTTTTAATTGACTCTTCAAAATCTGCTCCCTCTCcagatttattattatatctcaTCGAAGATGGTTGCAATCTGAAGATATTATACTGGTTAAATTTTTACTTGATGTTATCGATTGCTCTCATGGTGTGCCATTTTTGGATGCCTCATTcaatttgtaaagaaaaatctACTGGGATTAATATGAGATTTTCCACAGAAAGAAGTTCCAGTGAATTACAGACAGTGGCTTTTGAGATGCTCAGTGAAGCAATCTCAAGAGCTGGTTCATCCTTCCCTGTTGACATTTGGAGATCAATTCTGGAG GTGTTCAGGAAAACAATGGACGTCTTGGCATTAAAGCCCCCTGTTGTGGAAGATAGCGCTATGTCCAG GTTTTACGAATCTTTTCTGTGCTGTCTACATCTTATCCTCATTGATCCAAAATGTGCAGTTCCGGATCAT GTGTCAGTTTTTGTTGCTGTTCTGCGAATGTTAGATAGTGAGTCTTCTACTATTAATGTCACGTCTTCAGATTCAGAGTTTAGTGATGGAGATGGATCAGCTAATGATNGTGGCAGAGTGCAGAACTCAAGGGTTAGAGTAGCTGCCATAACTTGCATACAG gtataa
- the LOC106764112 gene encoding uncharacterized protein LOC106764112 isoform X2: MILLIDSSKSAPSPDLLLYLIEDGCNLKILYWLNFYLMLSIALMVCHFWMPHSICKEKSTGINMRFSTERSSSELQTVAFEMLSEAISRAGSSFPVDIWRSILEVFRKTMDVLALKPPVVEDSAMSRFYESFLCCLHLILIDPKCAVPDHVSVFVAVLRMLDSESSTINVTSSDSEFSDGDGSANDXGRVQNSRVRVAAITCIQVVVNKVSHGGP, encoded by the exons ATGATACTTTTAATTGACTCTTCAAAATCTGCTCCCTCTCcagatttattattatatctcaTCGAAGATGGTTGCAATCTGAAGATATTATACTGGTTAAATTTTTACTTGATGTTATCGATTGCTCTCATGGTGTGCCATTTTTGGATGCCTCATTcaatttgtaaagaaaaatctACTGGGATTAATATGAGATTTTCCACAGAAAGAAGTTCCAGTGAATTACAGACAGTGGCTTTTGAGATGCTCAGTGAAGCAATCTCAAGAGCTGGTTCATCCTTCCCTGTTGACATTTGGAGATCAATTCTGGAG GTGTTCAGGAAAACAATGGACGTCTTGGCATTAAAGCCCCCTGTTGTGGAAGATAGCGCTATGTCCAG GTTTTACGAATCTTTTCTGTGCTGTCTACATCTTATCCTCATTGATCCAAAATGTGCAGTTCCGGATCAT GTGTCAGTTTTTGTTGCTGTTCTGCGAATGTTAGATAGTGAGTCTTCTACTATTAATGTCACGTCTTCAGATTCAGAGTTTAGTGATGGAGATGGATCAGCTAATGATNGTGGCAGAGTGCAGAACTCAAGGGTTAGAGTAGCTGCCATAACTTGCATACAG
- the LOC106764094 gene encoding uncharacterized protein LOC106764094 isoform X2 translates to MASVFFAAVFGSGLVGVAYADNATVDVQERAMKERERIEALIRSRGIRYGSYPSFSVAVKGQKEDFYAVVDWAYKIDLLHCISMHGITECYLFGQKADATGFVRDLLRFVDEACHQIERNEKNVRSTGVLSYSQICNPCNSDGAVHPGSV, encoded by the exons ATGGCTTCGGTCTTCTTTGCTGCTGTTTTTGGATCTGGATTGGTGGGAGTGGCTTATGCGGATAATGCTACTGTGGATGTCCAAGAAAGAGCCATGAAGGAACGCGAGCGAATTGAGGCGTTGATTAGAAGTAGAGGAATTCGATACGGTTCTTATCCTTCATTCTCTGTTGCCGTTAAAGGCCAAAAG GAAGACTTTTATGCTGTTGTGGATTGGGCATACAAGATTGATCTTCTACACTGTATATCAATGCATGGAATAACAGAGTGCTATCTTTTTGGTCAGAAAGCTGATGCAACAGGATTTGTACGTGATTTACTTCGT TTTGTTGATGAAGCTTGCCAtcaaattgaaagaaatgaaaagaatgttCGGTCAACGGGTGTTCTCTCATATTCCCAg ATTTGCAACCCTTGCAACTCGGATGGAGCAGTACATCCAGGGTCAGTCTAG
- the LOC106764112 gene encoding uncharacterized protein LOC106764112 isoform X3, with product MILLIDSSKSAPSPDLLLYLIEDGCNLKILYWLNFYLMLSIALMVCHFWMPHSICKEKSTGINMRFSTERSSSELQTVAFEMLSEAISRAGSSFPVDIWRSILEVFRKTMDVLALKPPVVEDSAMSRFYESFLCCLHLILIDPKCAVPDHVSVFVAVLRMLDSESSTINVTSSDSEFSDGDGSANDXGRVQNSRVRVAAITCIQCHGGN from the exons ATGATACTTTTAATTGACTCTTCAAAATCTGCTCCCTCTCcagatttattattatatctcaTCGAAGATGGTTGCAATCTGAAGATATTATACTGGTTAAATTTTTACTTGATGTTATCGATTGCTCTCATGGTGTGCCATTTTTGGATGCCTCATTcaatttgtaaagaaaaatctACTGGGATTAATATGAGATTTTCCACAGAAAGAAGTTCCAGTGAATTACAGACAGTGGCTTTTGAGATGCTCAGTGAAGCAATCTCAAGAGCTGGTTCATCCTTCCCTGTTGACATTTGGAGATCAATTCTGGAG GTGTTCAGGAAAACAATGGACGTCTTGGCATTAAAGCCCCCTGTTGTGGAAGATAGCGCTATGTCCAG GTTTTACGAATCTTTTCTGTGCTGTCTACATCTTATCCTCATTGATCCAAAATGTGCAGTTCCGGATCAT GTGTCAGTTTTTGTTGCTGTTCTGCGAATGTTAGATAGTGAGTCTTCTACTATTAATGTCACGTCTTCAGATTCAGAGTTTAGTGATGGAGATGGATCAGCTAATGATNGTGGCAGAGTGCAGAACTCAAGGGTTAGAGTAGCTGCCATAACTTGCATACAG
- the LOC106764112 gene encoding uncharacterized protein LOC106764112 isoform X1, producing the protein MILLIDSSKSAPSPDLLLYLIEDGCNLKILYWLNFYLMLSIALMVCHFWMPHSICKEKSTGINMRFSTERSSSELQTVAFEMLSEAISRAGSSFPVDIWRSILEVFRKTMDVLALKPPVVEDSAMSRFYESFLCCLHLILIDPKCAVPDHVSVFVAVLRMLDSESSTINVTSSDSEFSDGDGSANDXGRVQNSRVRVAAITCIQELEGHGTQVLDIELCI; encoded by the exons ATGATACTTTTAATTGACTCTTCAAAATCTGCTCCCTCTCcagatttattattatatctcaTCGAAGATGGTTGCAATCTGAAGATATTATACTGGTTAAATTTTTACTTGATGTTATCGATTGCTCTCATGGTGTGCCATTTTTGGATGCCTCATTcaatttgtaaagaaaaatctACTGGGATTAATATGAGATTTTCCACAGAAAGAAGTTCCAGTGAATTACAGACAGTGGCTTTTGAGATGCTCAGTGAAGCAATCTCAAGAGCTGGTTCATCCTTCCCTGTTGACATTTGGAGATCAATTCTGGAG GTGTTCAGGAAAACAATGGACGTCTTGGCATTAAAGCCCCCTGTTGTGGAAGATAGCGCTATGTCCAG GTTTTACGAATCTTTTCTGTGCTGTCTACATCTTATCCTCATTGATCCAAAATGTGCAGTTCCGGATCAT GTGTCAGTTTTTGTTGCTGTTCTGCGAATGTTAGATAGTGAGTCTTCTACTATTAATGTCACGTCTTCAGATTCAGAGTTTAGTGATGGAGATGGATCAGCTAATGATNGTGGCAGAGTGCAGAACTCAAGGGTTAGAGTAGCTGCCATAACTTGCATACAG
- the LOC106764094 gene encoding exocyst complex component SEC3A-like isoform X4: MEVVRHVITSLEQEDFYAVVDWAYKIDLLHCISMHGITECYLFGQKADATGFVRDLLRDLESRISIQFNRFVDEACHQIERNEKNVRSTGVLSYSQICNPCNSDGAVHPGSV, translated from the exons ATGGAGGTGGTCAGACATGTTATTACGAGCTTGGAACAG GAAGACTTTTATGCTGTTGTGGATTGGGCATACAAGATTGATCTTCTACACTGTATATCAATGCATGGAATAACAGAGTGCTATCTTTTTGGTCAGAAAGCTGATGCAACAGGATTTGTACGTGATTTACTTCGTGACCTAGAGTCTCGGATATCTATTCAGTTCAACCGT TTTGTTGATGAAGCTTGCCAtcaaattgaaagaaatgaaaagaatgttCGGTCAACGGGTGTTCTCTCATATTCCCAg ATTTGCAACCCTTGCAACTCGGATGGAGCAGTACATCCAGGGTCAGTCTAG
- the LOC106764094 gene encoding uncharacterized protein LOC106764094 isoform X3, protein MASVFFAAVFGSGLVGVAYADNATVDVQERAMKERERIEALIRSRGIRYGSYPSFSVAVKGQKEDFYAVVDWAYKIDLLHCISMHGITECYLFGQKADATGFFVDEACHQIERNEKNVRSTGVLSYSQICNPCNSDGAVHPGSV, encoded by the exons ATGGCTTCGGTCTTCTTTGCTGCTGTTTTTGGATCTGGATTGGTGGGAGTGGCTTATGCGGATAATGCTACTGTGGATGTCCAAGAAAGAGCCATGAAGGAACGCGAGCGAATTGAGGCGTTGATTAGAAGTAGAGGAATTCGATACGGTTCTTATCCTTCATTCTCTGTTGCCGTTAAAGGCCAAAAG GAAGACTTTTATGCTGTTGTGGATTGGGCATACAAGATTGATCTTCTACACTGTATATCAATGCATGGAATAACAGAGTGCTATCTTTTTGGTCAGAAAGCTGATGCAACAGGATTT TTTGTTGATGAAGCTTGCCAtcaaattgaaagaaatgaaaagaatgttCGGTCAACGGGTGTTCTCTCATATTCCCAg ATTTGCAACCCTTGCAACTCGGATGGAGCAGTACATCCAGGGTCAGTCTAG
- the LOC106764094 gene encoding exocyst complex component SEC3A-like isoform X1 has product MASVFFAAVFGSGLVGVAYADNATVDVQERAMKERERIEALIRSRGIRYGSYPSFSVAVKGQKEDFYAVVDWAYKIDLLHCISMHGITECYLFGQKADATGFVRDLLRDLESRISIQFNRFVDEACHQIERNEKNVRSTGVLSYSQICNPCNSDGAVHPGSV; this is encoded by the exons ATGGCTTCGGTCTTCTTTGCTGCTGTTTTTGGATCTGGATTGGTGGGAGTGGCTTATGCGGATAATGCTACTGTGGATGTCCAAGAAAGAGCCATGAAGGAACGCGAGCGAATTGAGGCGTTGATTAGAAGTAGAGGAATTCGATACGGTTCTTATCCTTCATTCTCTGTTGCCGTTAAAGGCCAAAAG GAAGACTTTTATGCTGTTGTGGATTGGGCATACAAGATTGATCTTCTACACTGTATATCAATGCATGGAATAACAGAGTGCTATCTTTTTGGTCAGAAAGCTGATGCAACAGGATTTGTACGTGATTTACTTCGTGACCTAGAGTCTCGGATATCTATTCAGTTCAACCGT TTTGTTGATGAAGCTTGCCAtcaaattgaaagaaatgaaaagaatgttCGGTCAACGGGTGTTCTCTCATATTCCCAg ATTTGCAACCCTTGCAACTCGGATGGAGCAGTACATCCAGGGTCAGTCTAG